From the Gramella sp. Hel_I_59 genome, one window contains:
- a CDS encoding glutamine--tRNA ligase/YqeY domain fusion protein, with protein MAEAKKSLNFIEQIIEEDLNSNYSREELKFRFPPEPNGYLHIGHASSICLNFGLGEKYNAPVNLRFDDTNPAKEEQEYVDAIKRDIEWLGFKWAEECYASDYFQKLYDWAVEMIKNGDAYVDSQTSEEIAEQKGTPTEPGKESPYRKRSVEENLELFEQMKNGDTPERGHVLRAKIDMTSSNMLMRDPIMYRCLHKDHHRTADNWKIYPMYDWAHGQSDFIEHVSHSFCTLEFLPHRELYNWFLEKVSKQGEFEPKQREFARRNLSHTIVSKRKLLQLVEKGFVDSWDDPRMPTISGLRRRGYTAGAIRKFADSIGVGKRENMIDVSHLEFCAREDLNKIAPRVMGVLDPVKLVITNYPEGEEEWLEAENNPEDEAAGSREIPFSRELYIEREDFKESANRKFFRLTLGKEVRLKNAYIIKGEDVVKDAEGNITEIHATYDPKSKSGSGSEESLRKVKGTLHWVSVKHAVEAEVRLYDRLFTEEAPDGDKEKDYLDFVNPESLDVVTGYLEPGLKDAKPEDKVQFQRIGYFCVDKDSTTEKPVFNRTVTLRDSWAKIKS; from the coding sequence ATGGCAGAAGCTAAAAAGTCCCTCAATTTCATTGAGCAGATCATAGAAGAAGATCTTAATTCTAATTATTCAAGAGAAGAACTCAAATTCAGGTTTCCTCCTGAACCTAATGGGTATTTGCATATTGGTCATGCATCCTCGATTTGTTTAAATTTTGGATTGGGCGAGAAGTATAATGCTCCTGTAAATTTAAGATTTGATGATACGAATCCTGCAAAGGAAGAGCAGGAGTATGTAGATGCTATCAAAAGAGATATTGAGTGGTTAGGTTTTAAATGGGCTGAGGAATGTTATGCTTCAGATTATTTTCAGAAGCTTTATGACTGGGCGGTAGAAATGATCAAAAATGGCGATGCTTATGTAGATAGCCAGACTTCAGAAGAGATTGCAGAGCAGAAGGGAACACCTACCGAACCTGGAAAGGAAAGTCCGTATAGAAAACGTTCAGTAGAAGAAAATCTGGAGCTATTTGAGCAGATGAAGAATGGCGACACTCCTGAAAGAGGACACGTACTTCGCGCAAAGATCGATATGACTTCTTCTAACATGCTAATGCGTGACCCGATCATGTACCGTTGTTTGCATAAAGATCACCACCGCACTGCAGATAACTGGAAGATCTATCCAATGTATGATTGGGCGCATGGACAGTCAGATTTTATTGAGCATGTTTCTCATTCATTCTGTACCCTCGAATTTTTACCGCATAGAGAATTATATAACTGGTTTCTAGAAAAAGTAAGCAAACAAGGTGAATTTGAGCCAAAACAGCGAGAATTTGCACGTAGAAACCTTAGTCATACCATTGTAAGTAAGCGTAAATTATTACAACTTGTAGAAAAAGGTTTTGTAGATAGCTGGGATGATCCTAGAATGCCTACAATTTCAGGATTGCGTAGAAGAGGTTACACTGCTGGTGCTATACGAAAGTTTGCCGATTCGATTGGTGTTGGAAAACGTGAGAATATGATCGATGTTTCCCACCTGGAATTCTGTGCCAGAGAAGATCTTAATAAAATAGCTCCAAGGGTTATGGGTGTTCTGGATCCTGTTAAACTGGTGATCACTAACTATCCTGAAGGAGAAGAAGAATGGCTGGAAGCTGAAAATAATCCTGAAGATGAAGCTGCCGGGAGCAGAGAAATTCCATTTTCACGTGAATTATACATAGAAAGAGAAGATTTTAAAGAAAGTGCAAACCGTAAGTTTTTCAGGTTGACACTTGGAAAGGAAGTACGTCTTAAAAACGCCTATATTATTAAGGGTGAGGATGTTGTAAAGGATGCTGAAGGTAACATTACTGAGATTCATGCAACTTACGATCCTAAAAGTAAAAGTGGAAGCGGTTCTGAAGAATCTCTTCGGAAGGTGAAAGGTACTTTACACTGGGTTTCTGTAAAACATGCTGTGGAGGCTGAAGTTAGACTCTATGACAGATTATTCACTGAAGAAGCTCCAGATGGCGATAAGGAAAAAGATTATCTTGATTTCGTAAATCCGGAATCATTAGATGTAGTGACCGGTTATCTTGAACCTGGACTGAAGGATGCAAAACCTGAAGATAAGGTACAGTTCCAGAGAATAGGATAT
- a CDS encoding LysE family transporter, which translates to MLQDVLAALPLGFFLAFLFGPVFFVLLETAAIKGFRAAIALDFGVIFADCVFITIAYFSTTKLLESLKDDPALFIFGGMILATYGLMTFVQSKKTLQTDDKTPEIRKLGKSAYFSLFAKGFLLNFINIGVLGFWLGVIIVFGPKLDMQMDRIGIFIATVLITYLIVDVAKILLAKKLNRKLTPNRIYIMKKFISCILVIFGVVLIFQGLFPDQVDEIKNQIEEITPSDSLIGDLDFTKTKD; encoded by the coding sequence ATGTTACAGGACGTTTTAGCTGCTTTACCCTTAGGTTTCTTTCTGGCTTTTCTATTTGGACCGGTTTTTTTTGTATTACTGGAAACCGCCGCTATAAAAGGGTTTAGAGCCGCTATTGCATTGGATTTTGGGGTCATCTTTGCTGATTGTGTTTTTATAACCATCGCTTATTTTAGCACCACCAAGCTACTGGAGAGTCTTAAGGATGATCCAGCTTTATTTATTTTTGGGGGTATGATCCTCGCTACTTATGGTTTGATGACCTTTGTGCAATCAAAAAAAACTCTCCAAACAGACGATAAGACTCCTGAAATTAGAAAGCTTGGAAAAAGTGCTTATTTCAGCCTGTTCGCAAAAGGATTTCTACTGAATTTCATAAATATTGGAGTGCTTGGTTTCTGGCTGGGAGTGATCATTGTTTTTGGTCCCAAGCTGGATATGCAGATGGATAGAATAGGAATATTCATTGCTACAGTGCTTATCACATATCTTATTGTAGATGTAGCAAAGATCTTGCTGGCAAAAAAACTAAACCGGAAATTAACGCCCAACCGAATCTATATAATGAAAAAGTTCATTAGTTGTATACTGGTGATCTTCGGGGTCGTCCTGATCTTTCAGGGACTCTTTCCAGACCAGGTAGATGAGATCAAAAACCAGATAGAAGAAATTACACCAAGTGATTCTTTGATTGGTGATCTGGATTTTACAAAAACAAAAGATTAG
- the folB gene encoding dihydroneopterin aldolase: protein MGVITLKNIRTFAYHGCLDEESKIGSEYQVNLKVSGDLSHSAKTDELKDTIDYVHLNHIVKQEMAIRSKLLETVADRILTRVLSELIMVQQAEVEVSKINPPIGGNVAMVSVSMQKSR from the coding sequence TTGGGAGTAATCACACTTAAGAACATTAGAACTTTCGCTTATCATGGATGTCTTGATGAAGAAAGTAAAATTGGAAGCGAATACCAGGTAAACCTTAAAGTTTCCGGGGATCTATCCCATTCTGCAAAGACAGATGAACTTAAAGACACCATAGATTATGTTCATCTAAATCATATTGTTAAGCAGGAAATGGCCATTAGATCTAAATTACTGGAAACGGTTGCTGATAGAATCTTAACCCGTGTTCTTAGCGAACTTATTATGGTTCAGCAAGCTGAAGTCGAAGTTTCCAAGATCAACCCTCCCATTGGTGGTAATGTTGCCATGGTTAGTGTGAGCATGCAGAAATCAAGGTAG
- a CDS encoding divalent cation transporter: MDDLYKIILYSAFSGITVFVGGLLSKYFGSNPDKSNRKKEITHFITAFGGGILMGAVALVLIPRGMEDLDLPVLLLAFIAGALIVFLIDRKLERSGSTLSQLLAMLLDFIPEAIALGAIFATDPKTGILLAVFIGLQNLPESFNSYQDLIRSGKKSKNALGILFALSFSGVLGALLGYEFLRDLPEVTAFLMVFAGGGILYLIFQDIAPNVKLKRAWIPALGANLGFLIGMIGEKLIQ, from the coding sequence ATGGATGACCTGTATAAAATTATATTATACTCAGCATTTTCGGGAATTACGGTATTTGTAGGAGGTTTGCTTTCCAAATACTTCGGAAGCAATCCAGATAAGTCCAATCGAAAGAAAGAAATAACCCATTTCATTACGGCTTTTGGAGGAGGTATTCTTATGGGTGCCGTTGCATTGGTATTGATACCACGAGGAATGGAAGATCTGGATCTCCCTGTTTTGCTATTGGCATTTATAGCTGGTGCCCTGATTGTGTTTTTAATAGACCGGAAACTAGAAAGATCTGGAAGCACTTTGTCGCAATTACTGGCGATGCTGTTAGATTTTATTCCTGAAGCGATAGCATTAGGTGCAATATTCGCGACAGATCCTAAGACTGGTATTCTACTGGCCGTATTTATAGGTTTACAGAATTTACCTGAATCTTTCAATTCTTACCAGGATCTTATAAGATCTGGGAAGAAATCGAAAAACGCACTCGGAATTCTATTTGCACTGAGTTTCAGCGGAGTTTTAGGTGCGCTACTCGGTTATGAATTTCTAAGAGACCTACCTGAAGTTACGGCCTTCCTGATGGTATTTGCCGGTGGTGGAATATTATATCTCATATTTCAGGATATCGCTCCGAACGTAAAGCTAAAAAGGGCATGGATACCTGCTTTAGGCGCTAATCTTGGCTTTTTGATAGGTATGATTGGAGAAAAATTAATTCAGTAA
- the rnr gene encoding ribonuclease R — MKKQNKNKPKGQGNLTRSIIDILRKNSGKTYNYKQIASILGVNDASSRNQIIKKLAQLTAKKEIEEVERGKFKIEGSKNYHTAVLDLTTKGYGYAIADGFDDDIFIANKDLKSAFDGDTVEIYIYNRRRNKKSEGEVVNITKRKRTEFVGTLQKKKDFGFVVVDDKSMYTDFFVSANKMNGAEDGDKVVIQFEEWPDKADSPFATITRVLGTPGEHNTEIHSILAQYGLPHDFPEEVEEYANKIDTSINEDEIAKRRDMRDILTFTIDPKDAKDFDDALSFRKLENGNYEIGIHIADVSHYLQPGTILDDEAYERATSVYLVDRVVPMLPEILSNNACSLRPNEEKFTFSAVFEINDKLDVKDQWFGRTVTYSDERFAYEEAQHIIETNAGSIPKDISIREDAYSVSGEVVDAISTLDRLAKKMRSRRMRNGAISFDKVEVKFNLNEENEPVGVFFKTAKDANKLIEEFMLLANRKVAEFVGKQKPKKTFVYRCHDEPNEDKLASLQSIVGRFGHKLNLTDRNSTTSSLNKLLEDVQGKKEQNMVDTLAIRTMSKAYYGTDNIGHYGLAFDHYTHFTSPIRRYPDVMVHRLLQHYLDGHKSASEEEYEDKCNHSSDREYLATSAERDSIKFMQVKFMMDHQDEEFLGVISGVTDWGIFVEIVENKCEGMIRLRDMNDDHYEYDADEFAVTGKRTGKTFTLGDEVYVKVKNADLVKRHLDFTLLGSRADVEAN; from the coding sequence ATGAAGAAACAGAACAAGAATAAGCCCAAAGGACAGGGCAACCTTACCCGAAGCATTATAGATATCCTTAGAAAGAATTCGGGAAAAACATATAACTACAAACAAATTGCTTCTATACTGGGTGTTAATGATGCCAGTAGCAGAAATCAGATCATAAAAAAACTAGCTCAACTCACTGCAAAAAAAGAAATTGAGGAAGTTGAACGTGGTAAATTTAAGATCGAAGGTTCAAAAAATTATCATACTGCTGTACTTGATCTAACCACTAAAGGTTATGGTTACGCGATCGCGGATGGATTTGATGACGATATATTTATTGCAAATAAAGATTTAAAGTCAGCTTTTGATGGTGATACAGTAGAGATTTACATTTACAATCGCCGTCGCAATAAGAAAAGTGAAGGTGAAGTTGTAAATATCACCAAGCGTAAGCGAACAGAATTTGTTGGAACGCTTCAGAAGAAAAAAGATTTTGGATTTGTAGTAGTAGATGATAAATCCATGTATACAGATTTCTTTGTTTCGGCGAACAAAATGAACGGTGCTGAAGATGGAGACAAAGTAGTAATCCAGTTCGAAGAGTGGCCGGATAAGGCAGACTCACCTTTTGCCACGATCACCAGAGTGCTTGGTACTCCTGGAGAACATAATACAGAAATTCATTCCATCCTTGCCCAGTATGGTCTTCCTCATGATTTTCCTGAAGAGGTGGAGGAATACGCTAATAAAATAGATACTTCTATCAATGAAGATGAGATCGCTAAAAGAAGGGATATGCGTGATATCCTCACTTTTACAATAGATCCAAAAGATGCAAAGGATTTTGATGATGCTTTAAGTTTTAGAAAACTTGAAAATGGTAATTATGAGATAGGAATTCATATTGCAGATGTATCTCACTACCTGCAACCTGGAACTATTCTCGATGATGAGGCTTACGAACGTGCAACATCAGTCTACCTGGTGGATCGCGTAGTGCCTATGCTTCCTGAAATACTTTCGAACAACGCCTGCTCACTAAGACCAAATGAGGAAAAATTTACTTTTTCTGCGGTCTTTGAAATTAACGATAAGCTTGATGTAAAAGATCAGTGGTTTGGAAGAACCGTGACTTATTCAGACGAGCGTTTTGCTTATGAAGAGGCTCAGCATATTATTGAAACCAATGCTGGTAGTATTCCAAAAGATATTTCAATTCGCGAAGATGCTTATTCAGTTAGCGGTGAAGTAGTGGATGCTATTTCCACGCTGGACAGACTTGCTAAAAAGATGAGAAGTCGTCGTATGCGAAATGGTGCAATTTCTTTTGATAAGGTAGAAGTGAAATTCAACCTGAACGAAGAAAATGAACCAGTAGGAGTTTTCTTTAAAACTGCCAAGGATGCGAATAAACTTATCGAGGAATTCATGTTACTTGCCAACCGAAAAGTGGCTGAATTTGTTGGTAAACAGAAGCCGAAAAAGACTTTTGTATATAGATGTCACGATGAACCTAACGAAGATAAACTAGCTTCTTTACAAAGCATCGTAGGTAGATTTGGTCATAAATTGAACCTTACAGACCGTAATTCCACGACCAGTTCTTTAAATAAACTTCTGGAAGATGTGCAGGGTAAAAAAGAACAGAACATGGTAGATACTTTAGCTATTCGTACCATGAGTAAGGCCTATTACGGAACCGATAATATCGGACATTATGGTTTAGCCTTTGATCATTATACTCATTTTACCTCTCCAATTAGAAGGTATCCTGATGTGATGGTGCATAGATTACTTCAACATTACCTGGATGGTCATAAATCTGCCAGTGAAGAAGAGTACGAAGACAAATGTAACCATAGTAGTGATCGTGAGTATCTTGCTACCAGTGCAGAACGAGATTCTATAAAGTTCATGCAGGTAAAATTCATGATGGATCACCAGGATGAAGAATTCTTGGGAGTAATTTCAGGAGTTACAGATTGGGGAATCTTCGTGGAGATCGTTGAAAATAAATGTGAAGGAATGATCAGGTTACGAGATATGAACGATGATCATTATGAATATGATGCTGATGAGTTTGCTGTAACTGGTAAACGTACCGGTAAAACTTTCACTTTAGGTGATGAGGTTTACGTCAAAGTTAAGAATGCAGACCTGGTCAAACGTCATTTAGATTTCACTTTATTGGGTAGCAGGGCAGATGTAGAAGCAAATTAG